The proteins below come from a single Corynebacterium glyciniphilum AJ 3170 genomic window:
- a CDS encoding condensation domain-containing protein encodes MTFSVPPVPSSAVYWTTLDTTGPVEDADLRFLVAGLMDAHGALRAVLTGDGSDCVVTVPDEVRFSPTDIIAAEGTGPGDLAASLDPANGRVWRLSRLSDTRVLLCVHRGIIDAESWSTLVTDARMLLEGKAVAPGGDWGPQAEMDPPATFAGGGPSTYKTFDVSDADALLDMLPSQTGASHDEILLTAVLLARAAAGMPAAPVALRARGRTSPLSPGVGRTLGRLDRQYCVSSPATLDAPCGDLLTGGPAVRRTLEAVRNELRNGGSADQSPEATVEVSSAKLSVSGPVRPVDGIPHVILGTQRLARVTVVDERGGAGGVLLWPHLEQSLISLSILARLIEAGLPQGPAESPTSTRETTAINLFGPRGVDADRTVDLTQIPEINGFQVAKRLQREHPGGTTMVRMPGVTDPKSTGGRSGRVGSGVTGRFITG; translated from the coding sequence ATGACTTTCAGCGTTCCTCCGGTACCGTCGTCCGCCGTCTACTGGACAACGCTCGACACCACCGGCCCCGTCGAGGACGCCGACCTGAGGTTCCTCGTCGCGGGGCTGATGGACGCGCACGGCGCATTGCGCGCCGTGCTGACCGGAGACGGCTCCGATTGTGTGGTGACGGTCCCCGACGAGGTCCGGTTCTCCCCGACCGACATCATCGCGGCGGAAGGCACCGGCCCGGGCGATCTCGCCGCGTCCCTTGACCCGGCGAATGGACGGGTGTGGCGGCTCAGCCGGCTCTCTGACACCCGCGTACTGCTGTGTGTGCACCGCGGGATCATTGATGCGGAATCCTGGTCGACACTGGTCACTGATGCCCGGATGCTTCTGGAGGGGAAGGCCGTCGCTCCCGGTGGCGACTGGGGCCCGCAGGCGGAGATGGATCCGCCCGCCACCTTCGCCGGGGGTGGGCCGTCAACGTACAAGACGTTCGATGTCAGCGATGCCGATGCCCTGCTCGACATGCTGCCGTCGCAAACAGGTGCCAGCCATGACGAGATCCTCCTGACCGCTGTCCTGCTCGCGCGTGCCGCTGCCGGAATGCCCGCCGCACCGGTGGCACTACGGGCACGGGGACGGACCTCTCCGCTGAGCCCCGGTGTCGGTCGGACGCTGGGGCGCCTCGACCGTCAGTACTGCGTCTCTTCTCCCGCTACCCTGGATGCTCCCTGCGGTGATCTGTTGACCGGCGGGCCTGCCGTCCGACGCACCCTGGAGGCGGTCCGTAACGAGCTACGGAACGGAGGGTCCGCAGACCAGTCGCCCGAGGCGACAGTGGAGGTCAGTTCTGCAAAACTCTCCGTCTCCGGCCCTGTCCGTCCCGTCGACGGCATCCCTCACGTGATCCTGGGAACCCAACGGCTCGCACGGGTGACGGTGGTCGATGAACGCGGCGGTGCCGGCGGGGTGTTGTTGTGGCCGCACCTCGAGCAGTCGCTGATCAGCCTCTCGATCCTGGCACGGCTGATCGAAGCGGGACTACCGCAGGGGCCCGCGGAATCCCCGACAAGTACTCGGGAGACGACCGCGATCAACCTGTTCGGCCCTCGCGGCGTCGACGCCGACCGCACCGTGGACCTCACGCAGATTCCCGAGATCAACGGATTCCAGGTGGCCAAACGGCTGCAGCGCGAGCACCCCGGTGGCACGACCATGGTGCGCATGCCCGGCGTCACTGACCCGAAGAGCACCGGGGGCCGATCCGGTCGGGTGGGCAGCGGGGTCACCGGCAGATTCATCACCGGCTGA
- a CDS encoding acyl-CoA dehydrogenase family protein, protein MSGTGRNEADRAGAVRDAVERLRRSGLLAATVPSRLGGPEFPASVIAEVFRILASGDGSLGQIAQSHMTFSRWLFTGSHPHDEERWADLLLDGVLIANAQAESAPVILENNRLNGRKVFCTGSAYADVLAVTARRPGEDDQSLVVFLPVDTPGVTILDDWAALGQEFTTSGTVILQDVEVHAGDVRSMSVSMSSPLTPPAYGAFAQLLHTAIDVGISGAALDAALEIAHSSDPDLLTAYVAGDLVAQQFAAEAVLEKAGRSVDAVWSGDVPGTAASLDVAAAKATTSALTVDLASRIFELTGTAGATGAHGQTLARHWRDLRTHTLHDRRREKLTVIGRAALSGDDPDPGRRL, encoded by the coding sequence ATGAGCGGCACCGGCAGAAACGAGGCCGATCGAGCGGGGGCCGTCCGCGATGCAGTGGAACGACTCAGACGTTCCGGTCTGCTCGCTGCCACCGTCCCCAGCCGGCTCGGTGGCCCAGAATTCCCTGCCTCGGTCATCGCCGAGGTGTTTCGCATCCTGGCGTCCGGGGACGGGTCTCTCGGCCAGATCGCCCAGAGCCACATGACCTTCAGCCGGTGGTTGTTCACCGGGAGCCATCCTCACGATGAAGAGCGGTGGGCTGACCTCCTTCTCGACGGTGTGCTCATCGCCAATGCCCAGGCCGAGAGTGCGCCGGTGATTCTGGAGAACAACCGGTTGAACGGCCGGAAGGTCTTCTGCACCGGCTCCGCCTACGCCGATGTCCTCGCCGTCACCGCCCGACGCCCCGGTGAGGACGACCAGAGCCTCGTCGTCTTCCTCCCCGTCGACACTCCCGGTGTGACCATCCTCGACGACTGGGCGGCTCTGGGCCAGGAGTTCACCACGTCCGGCACGGTGATTCTCCAGGACGTCGAGGTACATGCAGGCGACGTCCGGTCCATGTCCGTGTCGATGTCCTCACCCCTCACGCCTCCTGCGTACGGAGCTTTCGCCCAGCTGCTGCACACCGCCATTGACGTGGGTATCTCCGGCGCCGCTCTTGACGCTGCCCTGGAGATCGCACACTCCTCTGATCCGGATCTGCTCACCGCGTACGTGGCGGGGGACCTGGTCGCACAACAGTTTGCCGCCGAGGCCGTCCTCGAGAAAGCAGGACGCTCGGTCGATGCAGTCTGGTCAGGCGACGTACCGGGTACCGCCGCCTCCCTCGATGTTGCCGCGGCCAAGGCGACGACCAGCGCCCTGACCGTGGACCTGGCATCCCGGATCTTCGAGCTCACAGGGACCGCTGGAGCCACAGGTGCCCACGGACAGACGCTCGCCAGACACTGGCGTGACCTGCGCACCCACACTCTCCACGACCGACGCCGCGAGAAGCTCACGGTGATCGGACGAGCCGCACTGAGTGGCGACGATCCCGATCCCGGTCGGAGGCTGTGA
- the sfnG gene encoding dimethylsulfone monooxygenase SfnG yields MSTATTRAPQDLQFAYWTPNVSGGLVVSEVEQRTDWSIDYNRTLARTAEQVGFDYALTQVRYLGSYGAESQHESVSFSLSLLEATERLKVIAAVHPGFWQPAVLANLATTASEIHGGRFALNVVSGWLKDEFQKFGEPWLEHDERYRRSAEFLQVLRAVFTESPANFQGDFYRLHDYTISPRPTVVPELFQGGNSTAAQANGGAYADWYFINGAPVDELTVQIDKVRQHAESAGRETRIGVNAFVILEDTEQQAHDKLRHIVDNAAHAAVDGFRESVKQAGQSTPDGQGMWANSTVEDLVQYNDGFRTGLIGTREQIEERIDQLRHIGVDLILTGYLHFQEEVERFGREIIQPLRADTAAQPILATS; encoded by the coding sequence ATGTCCACCGCAACCACACGCGCTCCCCAGGACCTCCAGTTCGCCTACTGGACGCCGAATGTCTCCGGCGGACTGGTCGTCTCCGAGGTCGAACAACGCACCGACTGGAGTATCGACTACAACCGCACCCTCGCACGCACCGCCGAACAGGTCGGATTCGACTACGCCCTGACCCAGGTCCGCTATCTCGGCTCCTACGGCGCAGAGTCCCAGCACGAGTCGGTGAGTTTCTCCCTGTCGCTGCTCGAAGCCACCGAACGTCTCAAGGTCATCGCCGCCGTCCACCCTGGTTTCTGGCAACCCGCGGTCCTGGCGAACCTGGCGACCACAGCCAGCGAGATACACGGCGGCCGTTTCGCCCTCAACGTCGTCTCCGGGTGGCTGAAGGACGAATTCCAGAAGTTCGGTGAGCCCTGGCTCGAGCATGACGAACGCTACCGTCGCTCGGCCGAGTTCCTGCAGGTCCTGCGTGCCGTATTCACCGAATCGCCGGCGAACTTCCAAGGTGACTTCTACCGGCTGCACGACTACACCATCAGCCCCCGTCCAACGGTGGTGCCCGAACTGTTCCAGGGAGGGAATTCCACTGCCGCGCAGGCCAACGGCGGCGCCTACGCCGACTGGTACTTCATCAACGGTGCCCCGGTCGACGAGCTCACGGTGCAGATCGACAAGGTCCGGCAACACGCCGAGTCCGCCGGGCGGGAGACCCGTATCGGGGTCAACGCCTTCGTCATCCTCGAAGACACCGAACAGCAGGCACACGACAAACTACGCCACATCGTGGACAACGCCGCCCACGCCGCCGTCGACGGATTCCGCGAGTCAGTGAAGCAGGCCGGACAGTCCACACCCGACGGGCAGGGAATGTGGGCCAACTCCACCGTCGAAGACCTCGTCCAGTACAACGATGGTTTCCGCACCGGGCTGATCGGAACAAGAGAACAGATCGAGGAACGCATCGACCAGCTACGACATATCGGCGTGGACCTCATTCTCACCGGTTACCTGCACTTCCAGGAGGAGGTCGAGCGCTTCGGACGGGAGATCATCCAGCCGTTACGCGCCGACACCGCGGCGCAGCCGATACTCGCCACTTCATGA
- a CDS encoding flavin reductase family protein encodes MTLPTQPTQPTAATGPLTPTSLRSAWASIPTPITTVAAVIDGHPVGLIVGSYVGLSLDPALVAVSVQKSSRTWPLLRTAEHLGISVLTRAHQGHVRQLAGPVETRFDSVSWQTDRGAVLVDDAAVHLTGHIIDDIDTGDHITAVLQIDRVHEEAPSETPLVFHGSQVTVVGEL; translated from the coding sequence ATGACCTTGCCTACCCAGCCGACACAGCCGACCGCCGCAACCGGCCCGCTGACACCGACGTCCCTGCGCAGCGCATGGGCGTCCATCCCTACCCCGATCACCACCGTCGCCGCTGTCATCGACGGCCATCCGGTCGGCCTGATCGTCGGATCCTATGTGGGGCTCTCCCTGGATCCCGCACTGGTCGCGGTCAGCGTCCAGAAGAGTTCGCGGACCTGGCCGCTGCTCCGCACGGCAGAGCACCTGGGGATCTCCGTGCTCACCCGTGCCCACCAGGGTCATGTCCGTCAGCTGGCCGGCCCGGTCGAGACCCGTTTCGACAGTGTCAGCTGGCAGACAGACCGTGGTGCCGTCCTGGTCGACGACGCCGCCGTGCACCTCACCGGTCACATCATCGACGACATTGACACAGGCGACCACATCACCGCCGTCCTGCAGATCGACCGGGTACACGAGGAGGCACCGTCGGAGACGCCGCTGGTCTTTCACGGGTCCCAGGTCACCGTCGTCGGAGAGCTCTGA
- a CDS encoding acyl-CoA dehydrogenase family protein, which produces MTVSHTTTVSDGQLTEVFGPVFARISEDAADRDNRRELPTEAIALLRNAGFGTVRVPVDRGGFGATLRQTFSLLIDLAAADPNLTQALRVHFSTVEGFLAAVDSTDPSAADAAEAGLHAVVNGTLFGNAISERGVGAAERYQTTLTRRGTDGADTDGYVLNGTKYYSTGSLFADVIVVAADLDGERVTVTVPVTAEGVHQIDDWDGFGQRVTGSGTTVFDNVTVGSDVVTAGGYGTGGRTPETAFLQLFHLAALSGIARRAADDARDHVAGRERTYSHAPADLPREDPLVQAVLGRINAAAFTARATTLAVADLIGQAVNGTDGQVDAAELAAAEAQVALIPLVLDAANELFETGGASLASGALNLDRHWRNARTLAQHNPAVYKQQAIGKYALTGDSSALPFAWSAGVRGVPEVPFTP; this is translated from the coding sequence ATGACTGTCTCCCACACCACAACCGTCAGTGACGGACAGCTCACGGAAGTGTTCGGTCCGGTCTTCGCCCGCATCTCCGAGGACGCCGCCGACCGTGACAACCGTCGCGAGCTACCTACCGAAGCCATCGCGCTCCTGCGTAACGCCGGTTTCGGAACCGTGCGGGTTCCGGTCGACCGCGGCGGGTTCGGGGCTACACTGCGCCAGACATTCTCGCTGCTCATTGATTTGGCCGCAGCAGACCCGAATCTCACGCAGGCGCTGCGGGTCCACTTCTCCACCGTGGAGGGATTCCTCGCGGCGGTGGATTCCACCGACCCGTCCGCCGCTGACGCGGCGGAGGCTGGTCTCCATGCCGTCGTCAACGGAACACTCTTCGGAAATGCCATCTCCGAACGGGGAGTCGGAGCCGCTGAGCGCTATCAGACGACACTCACCCGGCGCGGCACCGATGGGGCCGACACCGACGGGTATGTCCTCAACGGGACGAAGTACTACAGCACGGGCAGTCTCTTCGCCGATGTCATCGTCGTCGCCGCCGATCTTGACGGTGAACGTGTCACCGTCACGGTGCCGGTCACCGCAGAGGGCGTCCACCAGATCGATGACTGGGACGGTTTCGGTCAACGGGTGACCGGGTCCGGCACGACGGTCTTCGACAATGTGACCGTGGGGAGTGACGTGGTCACCGCCGGTGGCTACGGTACCGGTGGCCGGACCCCGGAAACAGCGTTCCTGCAGTTGTTCCACCTGGCAGCCCTGTCGGGCATCGCCCGCCGAGCTGCTGATGACGCCAGGGACCACGTTGCCGGGCGTGAACGCACCTACTCCCACGCTCCCGCCGACCTTCCCCGTGAAGACCCGTTGGTTCAGGCAGTCCTGGGCCGGATCAACGCCGCGGCCTTCACCGCGCGGGCAACCACGCTGGCGGTCGCCGATCTCATCGGCCAGGCGGTCAACGGAACAGACGGACAGGTTGACGCCGCGGAGCTCGCGGCGGCCGAAGCCCAGGTCGCACTGATACCGCTGGTCCTCGACGCGGCCAATGAACTCTTCGAGACCGGAGGTGCATCCCTGGCGTCGGGCGCGCTGAATCTCGACCGGCACTGGCGCAACGCCCGGACCCTCGCACAGCACAACCCGGCCGTCTACAAGCAGCAGGCCATCGGAAAATACGCTCTCACCGGGGACAGTTCGGCGCTTCCTTTCGCCTGGAGTGCCGGAGTCCGCGGGGTACCGGAAGTTCCATTCACCCCTTAG
- a CDS encoding LLM class flavin-dependent oxidoreductase: MSSRGLHDADRSAGTPQRRIRFNAFDMSCVVHQSPGLWRHPDDQSHRYNDLGYWTSLARTLEDGLFDGIFLADVLGVYDLYGAAPEAALRSGVQIPVTDPLPLVSAMAAVTEHLGFGLTTGTAFEHPFPFARRITTLDHLTGGRLGWNVVTGYLPSAAENTQSRGQLDTFDHDARYDHADEYLDVLYKLWEGSWEHDAVRADPVSGVYTEPGKVHPINHRGDHYTVPGIHVSAPSPQRTPVIFQAGASDRGSTFAAAHAESVFVAAPTPQKLTDVVETLTQKLHDAGRARDDVVIYALITVITDSTDAKALAKAEDYRSYVDLEGSLTLMSGWMGVDFSEFDLDDPVTGIRSNAIQSAVAAFQSAAGEDRAEWTVRELAEFGGIGGLGPVVVGSGESVADQLEHWIDVTGIDGFNLAYAVTPGTFRDVIDHVVPVLQARGEYPTGHTAGTLRHRLFNRGDHVPDNHPAHAARARLNDIEGART, from the coding sequence ATGAGCAGCAGAGGCCTCCACGACGCAGACAGGTCGGCGGGCACACCGCAACGTCGCATCCGATTCAACGCCTTCGACATGAGCTGCGTGGTCCATCAGTCCCCCGGACTCTGGCGGCACCCGGACGACCAGTCACACCGTTACAACGACCTGGGGTACTGGACGTCGTTGGCCAGGACACTGGAAGACGGACTGTTCGACGGCATCTTCCTGGCCGACGTCCTCGGCGTGTACGACCTGTACGGTGCAGCGCCGGAGGCCGCCTTGCGCTCGGGCGTCCAGATCCCGGTCACCGACCCACTCCCTCTGGTCAGTGCCATGGCCGCGGTCACCGAGCACCTCGGGTTCGGGCTGACGACGGGTACCGCATTCGAGCACCCCTTCCCGTTCGCCCGTCGCATCACCACCCTCGACCATCTCACCGGCGGTCGACTGGGGTGGAATGTGGTGACCGGCTACCTCCCCTCCGCCGCGGAGAACACGCAGTCACGCGGACAGCTCGACACGTTCGACCACGACGCCCGCTATGACCATGCCGACGAGTACCTCGACGTCCTCTACAAGCTGTGGGAAGGATCCTGGGAACACGATGCAGTCCGCGCCGACCCCGTGAGCGGCGTCTACACCGAACCAGGAAAAGTCCACCCCATCAATCACCGTGGCGACCATTACACGGTGCCGGGAATCCACGTGTCCGCGCCGTCACCTCAGCGCACGCCGGTGATCTTCCAGGCCGGGGCGTCCGACCGCGGGAGTACATTCGCCGCCGCCCACGCCGAATCCGTGTTCGTCGCAGCGCCGACACCGCAGAAACTCACCGATGTCGTGGAGACGCTGACACAGAAGCTGCACGACGCCGGACGCGCCCGCGACGATGTGGTGATATACGCCCTGATCACGGTGATCACCGACAGCACCGATGCCAAGGCACTGGCCAAGGCCGAGGACTACCGCAGCTACGTTGACCTGGAAGGGTCATTGACGCTGATGTCCGGATGGATGGGGGTGGACTTCTCCGAGTTCGACCTGGATGACCCGGTCACCGGCATCAGGTCCAATGCAATCCAGTCCGCCGTTGCCGCGTTCCAGTCCGCCGCCGGCGAGGATCGGGCCGAATGGACAGTGCGCGAACTGGCGGAATTCGGTGGCATCGGCGGGCTGGGCCCGGTGGTCGTCGGCTCCGGCGAGAGTGTCGCCGATCAGCTGGAGCACTGGATCGACGTCACGGGAATCGACGGATTCAACCTCGCCTACGCCGTCACCCCCGGGACGTTCCGGGACGTCATCGACCATGTCGTCCCGGTCCTGCAGGCCCGTGGCGAGTACCCCACCGGTCACACTGCCGGCACTCTTCGCCACCGGTTGTTCAATCGCGGGGACCACGTCCCGGACAACCATCCGGCCCACGCCGCCAGAGCACGACTCAACGACATCGAAGGAGCACGGACATGA
- a CDS encoding styrene monooxygenase/indole monooxygenase family protein produces the protein MTDTQQSTPSVPPSPRPSIAVIGAGLTGVNAALAFQSQGWQVDLYSNRSRSALRDDLPATGTAILFGNSRVPDRTITDDHYAGTPTAQFAASSVGIAGTPPEASFTARFTYEAQSVDPRLRADDRLGEFLDKAATTSRFIVDEVTPETLDTIAADHDLTFVATGKAGLADLFETDLERTPYDSAQRYLLTVTAHGLPVDHVFRGRGSTVPGGLLSLHEDGEIFVGPHLHKDGADSSDDSDDAWVILAWARPGTATEEAFRSATDAREALDVLQSLHHREFPDVAGDIDWLHPIDTDPHSWLKGAVTPRVHRPTARTAGGHLIATLGDTSVAVDPIAGQGAQLATYQVAGLRDGLRAALDDGRDWDEELLTELFDHHWQEHAEAGVEVTSLFLGDPLFAEVAQEFFASAAADPAAASALFSLFSDPSPALVLRTAADVRSFAASFRAAAA, from the coding sequence ATGACAGACACTCAACAATCCACGCCCTCCGTCCCCCCGTCCCCACGTCCATCCATCGCCGTCATCGGCGCCGGCCTCACCGGTGTCAACGCCGCACTGGCGTTCCAGAGCCAGGGCTGGCAGGTCGACCTGTACAGCAACCGTTCCCGTTCCGCGCTCCGTGACGATCTCCCCGCCACCGGTACCGCCATTCTCTTCGGCAACTCCCGGGTACCGGACCGCACGATCACCGACGACCACTACGCCGGGACCCCGACAGCCCAGTTCGCCGCGAGCTCAGTGGGCATCGCGGGGACTCCGCCGGAAGCGTCGTTCACTGCCCGGTTCACCTACGAGGCCCAGTCGGTCGACCCACGTCTCCGCGCCGATGACCGCCTCGGAGAATTCCTCGACAAGGCGGCCACCACCAGCCGGTTCATCGTCGACGAGGTCACACCCGAGACCCTGGACACCATCGCCGCCGACCACGACCTCACCTTCGTCGCCACCGGGAAAGCAGGCCTGGCCGACCTCTTCGAGACGGATCTCGAACGCACCCCCTATGACTCCGCACAGCGCTACCTGCTCACCGTGACCGCCCACGGGCTCCCCGTCGACCATGTCTTCCGGGGTCGCGGCAGTACGGTCCCCGGCGGGCTGTTGTCCCTGCACGAGGACGGTGAGATCTTCGTTGGACCCCACCTGCACAAGGACGGCGCCGACTCTAGCGACGACTCTGACGACGCCTGGGTGATCCTGGCGTGGGCCCGCCCAGGCACCGCCACCGAGGAGGCGTTCCGTTCCGCAACCGACGCCCGGGAGGCCCTCGACGTGCTGCAGTCCCTGCATCACCGCGAGTTCCCGGACGTCGCCGGAGACATCGACTGGTTGCACCCCATTGACACCGACCCCCATTCCTGGCTCAAGGGTGCGGTGACCCCCCGCGTCCACCGGCCCACCGCCCGTACGGCAGGTGGACATCTCATCGCGACACTGGGCGACACCTCCGTCGCCGTCGACCCTATCGCCGGGCAGGGCGCCCAGCTCGCGACCTACCAGGTGGCCGGGCTGCGCGACGGACTCCGTGCCGCCCTCGACGACGGGCGGGACTGGGACGAGGAACTGCTCACCGAGCTCTTCGACCACCACTGGCAGGAGCATGCCGAAGCAGGCGTCGAGGTGACGTCGCTCTTCCTCGGCGACCCGTTGTTCGCTGAGGTTGCACAGGAGTTCTTCGCCTCCGCCGCCGCCGATCCTGCGGCCGCCAGCGCCCTGTTCAGCCTGTTCTCCGATCCCTCACCTGCACTGGTCCTACGCACCGCCGCCGACGTGCGGAGCTTCGCGGCTTCATTCCGGGCGGCTGCGGCATGA
- a CDS encoding MFS transporter — protein sequence MPVVLAFIAVAVAAVNLRAGIASLGPVLSDVLGAFGTSSSYAGLITALPGVLFGVMGLCAVPLARRLGLSRTILIGMVVSLAGLAVRPWVGTMAVFIVLTGLVVAGIALGNVLIPAWAKNYGGRRTVALMTVYSALLGVSGAAGPLSDLWFDGDDSWKWALFVWAFLCLVQVLVWVVVAFRTGSDFPGAHGKKSGGDAIPSALPQPTPEEVEKLSRTSLWRSPTAVFLTLFFGVQAMNAYLQMGWLPQIYVDSGVSRDVGSIALAMIGAFNILGGIVMPTVIDRARSLAPFPLVFALLTAGGYLGVLLAPTAAPLLWAALLGLGGFCFPTAIALITARSRSSLVTARLSGFVQPMGYFIAGIGPFIIGLVHGSTGDWSGILVALVVIAVIMGVLGVRAGKKTLIDDELLTPHWREYAGH from the coding sequence ATCCCGGTTGTCCTCGCATTCATCGCGGTGGCGGTCGCCGCCGTGAACCTGCGCGCCGGTATCGCCTCACTCGGCCCGGTGCTGTCCGACGTCCTCGGGGCCTTCGGTACGTCGAGCTCCTACGCCGGTCTGATCACGGCTCTCCCGGGCGTGCTCTTCGGTGTGATGGGGCTGTGTGCGGTGCCTCTGGCCCGCCGTCTGGGGTTGAGTCGCACCATCCTCATCGGCATGGTCGTGTCCCTGGCGGGCCTGGCAGTGCGGCCGTGGGTCGGCACCATGGCGGTGTTCATCGTGTTGACCGGACTGGTGGTCGCCGGCATTGCCCTGGGCAATGTGCTGATTCCGGCGTGGGCGAAGAACTACGGGGGACGCCGGACAGTGGCACTGATGACGGTTTACAGTGCCCTGTTGGGGGTGTCGGGTGCGGCGGGGCCTTTGTCGGACCTGTGGTTCGACGGGGACGACTCCTGGAAGTGGGCGCTGTTCGTGTGGGCGTTCCTCTGCCTGGTCCAGGTTCTGGTCTGGGTGGTCGTGGCTTTCCGCACCGGATCGGACTTTCCGGGTGCCCACGGGAAGAAGTCCGGTGGCGACGCGATTCCCTCGGCTCTGCCGCAACCGACACCGGAGGAGGTCGAGAAACTGTCCCGGACCTCGCTGTGGCGCTCGCCGACGGCGGTGTTCCTCACCCTGTTCTTCGGGGTCCAGGCGATGAACGCCTACCTGCAGATGGGATGGCTGCCGCAGATCTACGTGGACTCCGGTGTCTCCCGTGACGTGGGAAGCATCGCTCTGGCGATGATCGGCGCCTTCAACATCCTCGGTGGCATCGTCATGCCCACTGTCATTGACCGGGCACGGAGCCTCGCACCGTTCCCGCTGGTGTTCGCGCTGCTCACCGCCGGAGGTTATCTGGGTGTCCTGCTCGCCCCCACAGCGGCGCCTCTGCTGTGGGCCGCGCTGCTCGGTCTCGGTGGTTTCTGTTTCCCGACGGCGATCGCCCTGATCACCGCGCGGAGCCGCTCATCCCTGGTGACCGCGCGGCTGTCCGGTTTCGTGCAGCCGATGGGATACTTCATCGCCGGTATCGGTCCGTTCATCATCGGCCTGGTGCACGGGAGCACCGGCGACTGGTCCGGGATTCTCGTGGCGCTGGTGGTCATCGCGGTGATCATGGGTGTACTCGGGGTGCGTGCCGGGAAGAAGACCCTGATCGACGATGAACTGCTCACGCCGCACTGGCGCGAGTACGCAGGGCACTGA
- a CDS encoding LLM class flavin-dependent oxidoreductase, whose translation MPRHDEPPQTSFHPELTFHWYLPPFVDSRYVVGGGPGGRVAAHGRDGLPDRAVDGRYLTQLALAAEQNGFDSVLIPVGLWCEDPWLIATSLLGVTERLKFLVAVRPGLATALKEAQSAATFQRLSGNRLIINVVTGGEPAQQRATGDRVPKAERYERTAEYLDVWKQLWTSSEPVDYAGRHVDIRGARLPVRPETVPSVYFSGSSPEAVRVAADHADTYLTWGERPRDVGKKLRDLPGARGGLRVHVIARETSDQAWDAAAQLLTHVSESDVRAAQEAIASSESESQRRIAELHGRGSVFRQGDDVRALQIHPGLWTGVGLVRGGAGTALVGSYDEVADLIAEYQHEGITEFVLSGYPHLEETYHVGEGVIPALRRRGYPVTHHGGPLTSAPAPQQQRQEVKSA comes from the coding sequence ATGCCACGACACGATGAACCCCCACAGACCTCCTTCCATCCCGAACTGACCTTCCACTGGTACCTACCGCCCTTCGTCGACTCACGCTACGTTGTCGGCGGCGGCCCCGGTGGACGGGTCGCAGCCCATGGCCGCGACGGATTGCCCGACCGTGCCGTGGACGGCAGGTACCTCACCCAGCTAGCCCTTGCCGCGGAGCAGAACGGTTTTGACAGCGTGTTGATTCCGGTCGGGCTGTGGTGCGAGGACCCCTGGTTGATAGCCACCAGTCTGCTCGGTGTCACGGAACGGTTGAAGTTCCTGGTGGCAGTCCGTCCCGGCCTGGCCACTGCACTGAAAGAAGCGCAGTCCGCCGCCACCTTCCAGCGCCTGTCCGGAAATCGGCTGATCATCAACGTCGTCACCGGCGGGGAACCTGCCCAGCAACGCGCCACCGGTGACCGGGTGCCCAAGGCAGAGCGTTATGAGCGCACTGCCGAGTATCTCGACGTGTGGAAGCAGCTCTGGACGAGTTCCGAGCCGGTTGACTACGCCGGACGGCACGTCGACATCCGTGGTGCCAGACTTCCGGTCCGCCCTGAGACCGTGCCGTCGGTGTATTTCTCCGGATCCTCCCCGGAGGCGGTGCGCGTCGCAGCAGACCATGCCGACACCTACCTCACCTGGGGTGAACGACCCCGCGACGTCGGGAAGAAACTCCGCGACCTGCCCGGTGCCCGGGGTGGGCTGCGGGTACATGTCATCGCCCGCGAAACCTCGGACCAGGCGTGGGATGCCGCAGCACAGCTGCTGACCCATGTCTCCGAGTCCGACGTCCGGGCCGCACAGGAGGCGATCGCGTCCTCAGAGTCGGAGAGCCAACGGCGCATCGCCGAACTCCACGGACGTGGATCGGTGTTCCGTCAGGGAGACGATGTGCGTGCCTTGCAGATCCACCCGGGTCTGTGGACCGGTGTCGGCCTCGTCCGGGGCGGAGCCGGAACCGCGCTGGTGGGTTCCTACGACGAGGTCGCCGACCTCATCGCTGAGTACCAGCACGAGGGGATCACCGAGTTCGTCCTGTCCGGGTACCCGCACCTGGAGGAGACCTACCACGTAGGGGAAGGAGTCATCCCCGCCCTTCGTCGCCGCGGCTACCCCGTCACCCACCACGGCGGGCCGTTGACCTCCGCGCCGGCCCCGCAGCAGCAGAGGCAGGAGGTGAAGAGCGCATGA